The following proteins are encoded in a genomic region of Leptolyngbya ohadii IS1:
- a CDS encoding Mu transposase C-terminal domain-containing protein: MAEVEPASVTESGGIAVWTRELTIAEQERVRAMQRLAKAPDRRTYLALQQEIAQQLGMTVRNVQNLLKAWERDGVSGVIRQGRSDEGEHRLSEAWERYIVETYRKGNRGGRRMSRSQVAVRVEARARELGEIAYPSRSTVYRVLGKEIEAQEARSRVRSVGWSGEELILRTRDGGEIKVERSNQVWQCDHTRVDLMVVDQVGEVLGRPWLTTVIDTDSRCIMGIHLGMESPSAWVVCLALRHAILPKQYGSSYGLEQDWGTYGLPEYLYTDGGKDFNSKHIEQVTNELKIVLHQRRYPAEGGIVERPFGTMNSELFATLPGYTGGSVKRRPKQVEKSACLTLMELEKHLVRYIVERYNVGIDPRIGDVTRMGRWESKREGQLPLMSDRELDICLMRRERRVVYRGGYIQFANLNYRGEHLSGYSGSWVVLRYNPRDITSILVYREVGGKDEFLSRAHAMGLETETLSYAEAKAMGKRLRASGRSISNQTMLSEVRSRDREVEEQQRRTPKRASKMSNVEVRASAASVSEQPEPETVAETAPAPIKVRKVRVYDYEAKREEYDLW; this comes from the coding sequence ATGGCAGAAGTCGAGCCAGCATCTGTTACAGAGAGTGGCGGGATCGCAGTGTGGACGAGGGAGTTAACGATCGCGGAGCAGGAGCGGGTGAGGGCGATGCAGCGATTGGCAAAAGCGCCGGATCGCCGAACTTATCTCGCCCTTCAGCAAGAGATCGCTCAGCAACTGGGAATGACGGTGCGAAACGTGCAGAATTTGCTGAAGGCGTGGGAGCGCGACGGGGTGAGCGGGGTGATCCGACAAGGGCGATCGGATGAGGGAGAGCATCGACTAAGCGAGGCGTGGGAAAGGTACATCGTGGAAACGTATCGCAAAGGGAACCGGGGTGGACGGCGGATGAGCCGCTCGCAAGTGGCAGTGCGAGTGGAAGCGCGAGCGCGGGAGTTGGGGGAGATAGCGTATCCAAGCCGATCGACGGTGTACCGGGTATTGGGAAAAGAGATAGAGGCACAGGAGGCGCGATCGCGGGTGAGGTCGGTGGGGTGGAGTGGGGAGGAGTTAATTTTAAGAACGCGGGATGGGGGGGAGATTAAGGTTGAGCGGAGCAATCAGGTGTGGCAATGCGACCACACGCGAGTAGACCTGATGGTGGTGGATCAGGTGGGAGAGGTGCTAGGGCGACCGTGGTTAACGACGGTGATCGATACGGATTCGCGGTGCATAATGGGGATTCATTTAGGGATGGAATCGCCGAGTGCGTGGGTGGTGTGTTTAGCGTTGCGCCATGCGATCTTGCCGAAGCAATATGGTTCCAGTTACGGATTAGAGCAGGACTGGGGAACGTATGGGCTGCCAGAGTATTTGTACACGGATGGGGGGAAGGACTTCAACTCAAAGCATATCGAGCAGGTGACAAATGAGTTGAAGATCGTGCTGCACCAGCGGCGATATCCGGCAGAAGGAGGGATTGTGGAACGCCCGTTTGGGACGATGAACAGCGAGTTGTTTGCGACGTTGCCAGGGTACACGGGGGGTTCGGTGAAGCGCCGCCCGAAGCAAGTTGAGAAGAGTGCCTGTCTGACGTTGATGGAGCTGGAGAAGCATCTGGTGCGCTACATCGTGGAGCGATACAACGTGGGGATTGATCCGCGCATCGGGGATGTGACGCGAATGGGACGGTGGGAAAGCAAGCGAGAAGGACAACTGCCGTTGATGAGCGATCGGGAGTTGGATATTTGTTTGATGCGGCGGGAGCGGCGGGTGGTGTATCGAGGTGGGTATATCCAGTTTGCCAACTTAAATTATCGAGGCGAGCATTTGTCTGGGTACAGCGGCAGTTGGGTGGTGTTGCGCTACAATCCACGCGACATAACGAGCATCCTGGTTTATCGAGAAGTGGGGGGCAAAGACGAATTCTTGAGCCGTGCCCACGCGATGGGATTAGAAACCGAAACTCTATCGTATGCGGAAGCGAAAGCGATGGGGAAGCGACTGCGGGCATCGGGACGATCGATCAGTAACCAGACGATGTTGAGCGAAGTGCGGTCACGGGATCGGGAAGTAGAGGAACAACAGCGACGCACGCCGAAGCGTGCGAGCAAAATGTCTAATGTCGAGGTGCGAGCGAGTGCCGCCTCTGTGTCAGAGCAGCCAGAACCAGAGACAGTAGCAGAAACCGCGCCTGCCCCAATCAAAGTCCGAAAAGTGCGGGTGTACGACTACGAAGCGAAGAGAGAGGAGTATGACTTGTGGTGA
- a CDS encoding TniB family NTP-binding protein, giving the protein MVSNPTDGSVSAEIARLQRRWVVELEQMERFHRWLDGKRVARQPCRVVGDSRTGKTIACEAYRLNHPPQLMTGRAPIVPVVYWQSPPESGNRDLFEGILTALRYQLSRGTLSEMRARVYRTLKACQVEMLMIDEAHRLRPKTFLDLQDLLDGLQITIVLVGTDRLDAVARRDEQVYYRFIGSYRYERLTSAELAETSEIWETHVLKLPQPSHLSSAKMQKILAPATNGCLGLLDRILREAAVRSLERGLPRIELNLLREVAAECR; this is encoded by the coding sequence GTGGTGAGCAATCCAACCGATGGGAGCGTCAGCGCAGAGATTGCGCGATTGCAACGGCGATGGGTGGTGGAGTTAGAGCAAATGGAACGGTTTCATCGATGGTTGGACGGCAAACGAGTTGCCCGCCAACCCTGCCGAGTGGTGGGGGACTCACGCACGGGAAAGACTATAGCCTGCGAAGCCTACCGCCTGAACCACCCGCCCCAGCTCATGACTGGACGTGCGCCGATTGTACCCGTGGTGTACTGGCAGTCGCCGCCAGAGAGCGGCAATCGGGATTTGTTTGAAGGTATCTTGACGGCACTGCGATATCAACTGAGCCGAGGCACCTTATCGGAGATGCGCGCTCGTGTTTACCGGACCTTAAAAGCCTGCCAAGTCGAGATGCTGATGATTGATGAAGCGCACCGGCTGCGCCCGAAAACCTTTTTGGATTTGCAAGACCTGTTAGATGGGTTGCAAATTACGATCGTATTAGTGGGAACGGATCGCCTGGACGCAGTGGCACGACGAGATGAACAGGTTTACTATCGATTCATTGGCAGCTATCGGTATGAACGTTTGACCAGTGCAGAACTGGCAGAAACCAGCGAGATTTGGGAAACCCATGTCCTAAAACTGCCCCAGCCCTCGCACTTGAGTAGTGCGAAGATGCAAAAGATTTTAGCTCCCGCCACGAATGGGTGTTTGGGATTGTTGGATCGGATATTGCGCGAAGCGGCAGTGCGGTCCTTAGAACGCGGCTTGCCCCGGATTGAATTGAACCTGTTGCGGGAAGTGGCAGCCGAATGTCGATGA
- a CDS encoding Mu transposase C-terminal domain-containing protein produces MGKQDGKGKAAGEKPEAETGVEGLVETVLRQDEETGEWGIVSVELPAEVQQRLGVIQRLLVAEGTRRYGKVQAAAAEELGVTVRSVQRLVKRWREDGVAGLRKQERSDRGEIRISAEWQEFIVKTYRAGNRGSRSMSPAQVAVRVAVRANEQEAADYPSRATVYRVLKPYVEKQRRSKSLGWRGSRLVVKTREGQEIEINRSNQVWQADHTQVDVLVVDQSGEVLGRPWLTIVVDSYSRCIMGMHLGFDAPSAWVACLALRHAILPKQYSSSYELQESWGTYGLPQYLYTDQGKDFTSEHLEQVATELGIGLCSRPQPSEGGIVERPFGTFNREFFSSLPGYVGSKASERSSVAEREACLTLMQLDRLLVRYIVDRYNQGIDGRMRDQTRIGRWEAGATMPLPLMSDRELDICLMRRERRQVYRGGYLQFANLSYRGEHLGGYGGEEVIIRYDPWDITTVLVYQNTPKGEQFVARAHASGLETETLSYREAQAISGRLRRLGKAITNESVLLEVRDRDAVVEELRREKRRKQRTGKAKKQTSMKKKHQPEETVPANEIANAAIDEAAIESEEELIVVENVVVLDYEEWKRDRGWW; encoded by the coding sequence ATGGGAAAGCAGGACGGAAAAGGGAAAGCCGCCGGAGAGAAACCGGAAGCAGAAACAGGTGTGGAAGGGTTAGTAGAGACGGTGTTGCGGCAGGACGAAGAGACCGGAGAATGGGGGATTGTGTCGGTGGAATTGCCTGCCGAAGTGCAGCAGCGGCTGGGGGTGATCCAACGGTTGCTGGTGGCAGAAGGGACGAGGCGATACGGGAAAGTACAAGCCGCCGCTGCGGAGGAATTAGGCGTCACTGTTCGGAGTGTGCAGCGGCTGGTGAAACGGTGGCGGGAGGATGGAGTCGCGGGGTTGAGGAAGCAGGAGCGATCGGATCGAGGCGAGATTAGAATCAGCGCGGAGTGGCAGGAGTTTATTGTGAAGACGTATCGAGCAGGGAATCGCGGGAGCCGATCGATGAGTCCGGCGCAGGTGGCAGTGCGAGTGGCAGTGCGGGCTAACGAACAGGAAGCAGCAGACTATCCGAGTCGGGCAACGGTGTACCGGGTATTAAAGCCGTATGTAGAGAAACAGCGGCGGTCGAAGTCATTGGGCTGGCGAGGTTCTCGGTTGGTCGTGAAGACACGCGAGGGTCAGGAGATCGAGATCAATCGATCGAATCAAGTGTGGCAAGCGGATCATACGCAGGTGGATGTGCTGGTGGTGGATCAGTCCGGGGAAGTGTTAGGGCGACCGTGGCTGACGATCGTGGTGGATAGCTATTCGAGGTGCATTATGGGGATGCACCTGGGATTTGACGCGCCGAGCGCGTGGGTGGCGTGTTTGGCATTGCGTCACGCGATCTTACCGAAGCAATACAGCAGCAGTTACGAATTGCAGGAGAGTTGGGGCACGTATGGATTGCCGCAGTATCTGTATACGGATCAGGGGAAAGACTTCACCTCGGAGCATTTAGAGCAGGTGGCGACGGAATTAGGAATAGGATTGTGTTCGCGCCCGCAACCGAGTGAAGGAGGGATAGTGGAGCGACCGTTTGGGACATTCAACCGGGAGTTCTTCAGCAGCCTACCGGGGTACGTGGGCAGCAAAGCGAGCGAGCGGTCATCGGTAGCAGAACGGGAAGCGTGTCTAACGCTGATGCAACTGGATCGACTGTTGGTGCGCTACATCGTGGATCGGTACAACCAGGGGATCGATGGGCGAATGAGGGATCAAACGCGGATCGGACGGTGGGAAGCGGGAGCGACGATGCCGTTGCCTTTGATGAGCGATCGCGAACTTGATATATGCCTGATGCGGCGGGAGCGACGGCAAGTGTATCGAGGGGGCTACCTTCAGTTTGCGAACTTAAGCTATCGAGGAGAGCATCTGGGGGGCTATGGGGGTGAGGAAGTGATCATCCGATATGACCCGTGGGACATCACAACAGTACTGGTATACCAGAACACCCCTAAAGGCGAGCAGTTTGTGGCGCGTGCTCATGCGAGCGGACTGGAAACGGAAACGCTATCGTATCGGGAAGCGCAAGCGATTTCAGGGCGATTGCGACGGCTTGGGAAAGCAATCACGAACGAATCGGTGTTGCTGGAGGTGCGGGACCGCGATGCGGTCGTAGAAGAGTTGCGGCGAGAGAAACGGCGCAAACAAAGGACTGGCAAAGCCAAGAAACAAACGTCGATGAAGAAAAAGCATCAGCCAGAGGAGACTGTCCCTGCCAATGAGATTGCAAATGCAGCGAT